The Bacillus sp. FJAT-45350 genome has a segment encoding these proteins:
- a CDS encoding 2Fe-2S iron-sulfur cluster-binding protein, producing the protein MPHVKLHKHDDIFEGDVKQDANLVVLAGIKQFPHPHLSYGCGMGKCTKCATIIVNGAEKLNPPNWKEEKMLGDKLKEGYRLTCQLTISDDIELEQK; encoded by the coding sequence ATGCCACATGTAAAGCTTCATAAACATGATGACATTTTTGAAGGAGATGTAAAACAGGATGCTAATCTAGTTGTTCTAGCGGGAATCAAGCAATTTCCACATCCGCATTTATCTTATGGCTGTGGTATGGGGAAGTGTACAAAATGTGCTACTATCATTGTAAATGGAGCTGAAAAGCTGAACCCTCCGAACTGGAAGGAAGAAAAGATGCTAGGTGATAAATTGAAAGAAGGCTACCGTTTAACGTGTCAATTGACTATTTCAGACGATATTGAATTAGAACAAAAGTAA
- a CDS encoding creatininase family protein has protein sequence MNAYLLTDMTWEEVERALETVEIAIIPIGAQEQHGPHMAESCDSVLATEMSNRLAERLFPHALVTPTINMGISPHHLNFPGTITLKPSTLQAILRDMIESLKHHGIKRFLLLNAHGGNQSTLSVASTTLSQELDVQVYFAKTTASAKEAMTRNIDSPLFGHSCEREVSEALYLAPHIVRRNLLTKGDIQEEGRWKMLRPGKPLQGFYAYEEMTRNGCIGDATKASEEIGKEIVEEALTRLSESVRLIIEQENTINNFQNT, from the coding sequence ATGAATGCATATCTATTAACCGATATGACATGGGAAGAAGTAGAAAGGGCATTAGAGACTGTTGAAATTGCTATTATACCAATTGGTGCTCAGGAACAACATGGTCCTCATATGGCAGAAAGCTGTGATTCCGTATTAGCAACTGAAATGTCTAATCGACTTGCTGAAAGACTTTTTCCTCACGCATTAGTAACCCCTACGATTAATATGGGGATTTCACCACATCACTTAAACTTCCCAGGAACCATAACTCTTAAACCTAGTACATTACAAGCAATTTTAAGAGATATGATCGAGTCTTTAAAACACCATGGCATTAAACGCTTCTTATTATTAAATGCTCATGGCGGAAATCAATCAACATTAAGTGTTGCAAGTACAACTTTATCTCAAGAATTAGATGTACAAGTTTACTTTGCTAAAACCACAGCTTCAGCAAAAGAAGCGATGACACGTAATATTGATTCACCATTGTTTGGCCATAGCTGTGAAAGAGAGGTTTCTGAAGCTTTATATTTAGCTCCACACATTGTAAGAAGAAACTTACTTACAAAAGGAGATATTCAGGAGGAAGGAAGGTGGAAGATGCTTCGACCTGGCAAGCCATTACAAGGGTTCTATGCATATGAAGAAATGACCCGAAATGGATGTATTGGTGATGCGACAAAAGCTAGTGAAGAGATAGGTAAAGAAATCGTAGAAGAAGCGTTAACACGTTTAAGTGAGTCGGTTCGACTGATTATCGAGCAGGAAAATACCATTAATAACTTTCAGAATACTTAA